From the genome of Terriglobales bacterium, one region includes:
- the secF gene encoding protein translocase subunit SecF, giving the protein MELFRNANYDFLGRKWLFMGGSVILLLVGLVSLGLRAGSWRLWQGVPLGVDFKGGTLVYVKFSHPPNEDKIRADMQAAGLSNARIQRYGAPGNNEVIIALEQRATTEEALDQGKLAIIQALGQDAPAGKLDLNNTGTRALQDRLLARDPLRAGSDAAARYAEIAKSITDYRDQERGGVLSSVEELKGRVDAAVLQTLQEEFFVSDFGVRNVEIVGAQVGAQLRRQALLATLYSLAGMLIYIAVRFEPVYGAAAVVAVFHDTLITVGAFSVANKEISLTVIAAILTLVGYSMNDTIVIFDRVRENLKLMRRAPLAEVMNRSINQTLSRTILTSGLTFLTVLSLYLFGGEVLNGFSFALVVGILVGTYSSFGIAAPLVVLYYERKAQKEGRGPVAVAGEGSKREREKIRAKA; this is encoded by the coding sequence GTGGAACTGTTTCGCAACGCGAATTATGACTTCCTGGGGCGCAAGTGGCTCTTCATGGGCGGCTCCGTAATCCTGCTGCTGGTGGGGCTGGTCTCGCTGGGGCTGCGGGCGGGCTCGTGGCGCCTCTGGCAGGGCGTTCCCCTGGGCGTGGACTTCAAGGGCGGCACGCTGGTCTACGTGAAGTTCAGCCACCCGCCGAACGAGGACAAGATCCGCGCCGACATGCAGGCGGCGGGACTCTCGAACGCCCGCATCCAGCGCTACGGCGCGCCGGGCAACAACGAAGTCATCATCGCGCTGGAGCAGAGGGCCACCACCGAGGAAGCCCTGGACCAGGGCAAACTGGCCATCATCCAGGCGCTGGGCCAGGACGCGCCGGCCGGCAAGCTAGACCTGAACAACACCGGCACGCGAGCGCTGCAGGATCGCCTGCTGGCGCGCGATCCGCTGCGGGCCGGCAGCGATGCCGCAGCGCGCTACGCCGAGATCGCGAAATCCATCACCGACTACCGCGACCAAGAGCGCGGCGGCGTGCTCAGCTCCGTGGAAGAGCTGAAGGGCCGGGTGGATGCCGCGGTGCTGCAGACGCTGCAGGAGGAGTTCTTCGTCTCCGACTTCGGGGTGCGCAATGTGGAGATCGTGGGGGCGCAGGTGGGGGCGCAGCTCCGGCGGCAGGCCCTGCTGGCGACGCTCTATTCGCTGGCCGGCATGCTGATTTATATTGCGGTGCGCTTCGAGCCGGTGTACGGTGCGGCGGCCGTCGTGGCGGTGTTTCACGACACGCTGATCACGGTGGGCGCTTTCTCGGTGGCCAACAAGGAGATTTCGCTGACGGTGATCGCCGCCATCCTGACCCTGGTCGGCTACTCGATGAACGACACCATCGTGATTTTCGACCGCGTGCGCGAGAACCTGAAGCTGATGCGCCGGGCGCCGCTGGCGGAGGTGATGAACCGAAGCATCAACCAGACGCTGAGCCGGACCATCCTGACTTCGGGCCTGACATTCCTGACGGTGCTATCCTTGTACCTCTTCGGGGGCGAGGTGCTGAACGGGTTTTCCTTCGCCCTGGTGGTCGGCATCCTGGTCGGGACCTATTCTTCGTTCGGCATCGCGGCGCCGCTGGTGGTGCTGTACTACGAAAGGAAGGCTCAAAAAGAGGGCCGGGGTCCGGTCGCCGTGGCGGGGGAAGGTTCCAAGCGGGAGCGAGAAAAAATCCGCGCAAAGGCGTAA
- a CDS encoding hotdog domain-containing protein, which produces MAKEVPIGTRGEAEEEVRFEHTLTYHHESLPPVYSTPDMIRLMETAAFHALQPFCDEGEITVGTAIHIEHRAAVGISTRVRAEAVVEAFDGRFYTLRVTVRSGEQELGRGTVDRAVVHLGKFKERYEKNGK; this is translated from the coding sequence ATGGCGAAAGAAGTTCCGATAGGGACGCGGGGCGAGGCGGAAGAAGAAGTGCGCTTCGAGCACACGCTGACCTACCATCATGAGAGCCTGCCTCCGGTGTATTCCACGCCGGACATGATCCGCCTGATGGAGACGGCGGCGTTCCACGCGCTGCAGCCCTTCTGCGATGAAGGTGAGATTACCGTGGGCACGGCCATCCACATCGAGCATCGTGCGGCAGTGGGCATCAGTACGCGAGTGCGGGCGGAAGCAGTCGTGGAGGCCTTTGACGGCCGCTTCTACACCTTGCGCGTCACCGTGCGCAGCGGGGAGCAGGAACTAGGACGCGGCACGGTGGACCGGGCGGTGGTGCATCTGGGGAAGTTCAAGGAACGATACGAAAAAAACGGGAAGTAA
- the yajC gene encoding preprotein translocase subunit YajC: protein MVWHNFGFLVWQQQRGGEGGGWLLWLPLVFIFAIFYFLLILPQQKRQKKWQEMLGNLKAGDKVVTSGGIRGTIIGLREDSIHLRVPPDNLRLEIARSAVVSVAPAEESKS, encoded by the coding sequence ATGGTCTGGCACAACTTCGGGTTCCTGGTATGGCAGCAGCAGCGCGGCGGGGAAGGCGGCGGCTGGCTGTTGTGGCTGCCGCTGGTCTTCATCTTCGCCATCTTCTACTTCCTGCTGATCCTGCCGCAGCAGAAGCGGCAGAAGAAATGGCAGGAGATGCTGGGCAACCTGAAGGCCGGGGACAAGGTGGTGACCAGCGGAGGCATCCGCGGCACCATCATCGGACTGCGCGAGGACTCCATCCACCTGCGGGTGCCGCCGGACAATCTGCGGCTGGAGATCGCGCGGTCGGCGGTGGTCTCCGTGGCGCCGGCGGAAGAAAGCAAGAGTTAG
- a CDS encoding CADD family putative folate metabolism protein produces the protein MNKEQFLAELDARIAKYDLLCHPFYQAWSAGKLTREDLREYAADYYHHVAAFPQYLGELAARTVDGGLRGAILANRADELGADGGPVHHELWLDFAEGMGADRPTVARREPVAAVRELMATFRRIAQEGTPVEALASFYAYESQVPRVAQAKARGLREWYGADAKTCAYFTLHTTADVQHSKVWREQLWSQVSGVGSQEEALEAAEKAARALWQALDGIERERQARKAA, from the coding sequence ATGAATAAGGAACAGTTTCTCGCCGAACTGGACGCGCGCATCGCCAAGTACGACCTGCTGTGCCATCCCTTCTACCAGGCCTGGAGCGCGGGGAAGCTGACGCGCGAGGACCTGCGCGAGTACGCCGCGGACTACTACCATCACGTGGCGGCGTTCCCGCAGTATCTCGGGGAGCTGGCGGCACGGACGGTGGACGGCGGGTTGCGTGGCGCCATCCTGGCCAATCGCGCCGACGAACTGGGCGCCGACGGCGGGCCGGTCCACCACGAGCTGTGGCTGGATTTCGCCGAGGGCATGGGGGCGGACCGCCCCACGGTGGCCAGGCGGGAGCCGGTGGCCGCCGTGCGGGAGCTGATGGCGACCTTCCGTCGCATCGCACAGGAAGGCACCCCGGTGGAAGCGCTGGCCTCGTTCTACGCCTACGAGTCGCAAGTGCCGCGCGTGGCGCAGGCGAAGGCGCGCGGGCTGCGCGAGTGGTATGGCGCAGATGCGAAGACGTGCGCGTACTTCACGTTGCATACGACGGCGGACGTTCAGCACTCGAAGGTCTGGCGGGAACAGTTGTGGTCTCAGGTGTCAGGTGTCGGGTCCCAGGAAGAAGCGCTGGAGGCCGCGGAGAAGGCGGCGCGGGCGCTGTGGCAAGCGCTGGACGGGATTGAAAGGGAGCGGCAGGCGCGGAAGGCCGCTTGA
- a CDS encoding energy transducer TonB gives MFEDSLIESTSRFKTKQKWTTLLSFVLQAFLIMIMILIPLIYTEALPKAQLTTFLVAPPPPPPPPPPPAEVIRAVKVVQTDIIDGQLRSPTKIPQKVAMIKEEEAPPPVSAMGGVVGGVPGGVPGGSMGGVLGGIIGSTTVAVPKAVTPQRIRVSQGVVEGNAISQPKPLYPAMAKMARVQGQVVLQAIISKTGVIENLRVVSGHPMLQQAALDAVRQWRYRPYLLNGEPVEVETTITVNFTLAGG, from the coding sequence ATGTTTGAAGACAGCCTGATCGAATCCACCAGCCGGTTCAAGACCAAGCAGAAATGGACGACGCTGCTGTCGTTCGTGCTGCAGGCGTTCCTGATCATGATCATGATCCTGATCCCCCTCATCTATACCGAGGCCCTGCCCAAGGCGCAGCTTACGACCTTCCTGGTGGCGCCGCCCCCGCCGCCGCCTCCTCCGCCGCCCCCGGCGGAAGTGATCCGGGCGGTCAAGGTGGTGCAGACGGACATCATCGACGGGCAGCTTCGCTCGCCGACCAAGATTCCCCAGAAGGTGGCGATGATCAAGGAAGAAGAAGCGCCGCCGCCGGTGTCGGCGATGGGCGGAGTGGTGGGCGGCGTACCGGGCGGCGTGCCCGGCGGCTCGATGGGAGGCGTGCTGGGCGGCATCATCGGCTCGACCACTGTAGCCGTGCCCAAGGCCGTGACCCCGCAGCGCATCCGCGTGTCGCAGGGCGTGGTGGAAGGCAACGCCATCAGCCAGCCCAAGCCGTTGTATCCGGCCATGGCCAAGATGGCCCGCGTGCAGGGCCAGGTCGTATTGCAGGCCATTATCAGCAAGACAGGGGTCATCGAGAACCTGCGCGTGGTCAGCGGCCACCCCATGCTGCAGCAGGCCGCGCTGGACGCGGTACGGCAGTGGCGTTACCGCCCGTATCTGCTGAACGGGGAGCCGGTGGAAGTGGAAACCACGATCACCGTCAACTTTACGCTGGCCGGCGGTTAA
- a CDS encoding tRNA guanosine(34) transglycosylase Tgt translates to MEARSGPARAGRLITPHGEVQTPVFMPVGTLASVKGVPQETLEELGVELVLANTYHLYLRPGCEVVRQTGGLHGFMGWRRALLTDSGGYQVFSLNELRKLSGEGVEFRSHLDGSTHFFTPESATAAQIALGADIIMAFDECTEFPADKRRARESMELTLRWAERCKRYFDEHKGEVPWGDVVCGESRAAEQGIGVPRLRTPSSATPSSFARDDKQRRLAQDDGSSLSGASQALFGIVQGGMHAELRRESAERTVGIGFDGYAIGGLSVGEPRTATREMVEATLPFLPADKPRYLMGVGTPEEITAYARLGIDMMDCVLPTRAARHGLLYTSEGKVQIKSARYARDQGPIDARCGCRVCARYSRAYLRHLYASGEPLAAALNTVHNLAFYLDTMRRVRHAIKLGDLAGFPSGDCTTA, encoded by the coding sequence ATCGAGGCGCGGTCCGGCCCTGCCCGCGCCGGGCGGCTGATCACGCCGCACGGCGAAGTCCAGACTCCGGTGTTCATGCCGGTGGGCACGCTGGCATCCGTAAAAGGCGTTCCGCAGGAGACGCTGGAGGAGCTGGGCGTCGAGCTGGTGCTGGCCAATACCTATCACCTGTATCTCCGGCCGGGATGCGAAGTGGTGCGGCAGACGGGCGGCCTGCACGGCTTCATGGGCTGGCGGCGAGCGCTGCTGACCGATTCCGGCGGATACCAGGTCTTCAGCCTGAACGAGCTGCGCAAGCTGAGTGGGGAGGGCGTGGAATTCCGCTCGCACCTCGATGGCTCCACGCACTTCTTCACCCCGGAGAGTGCGACGGCGGCGCAGATCGCGCTGGGCGCGGACATCATCATGGCCTTCGACGAGTGCACGGAGTTCCCGGCCGATAAGCGGCGGGCGCGGGAGTCCATGGAGCTGACGCTGCGCTGGGCGGAACGGTGTAAGCGGTACTTTGACGAGCATAAGGGCGAGGTGCCGTGGGGTGATGTGGTTTGTGGTGAATCCCGAGCGGCCGAGCAGGGGATAGGGGTCCCTCGACTCCGGACTCCGTCGTCTGCGACTCCGTCGTCCTTCGCTCGGGATGACAAGCAAAGGCGCCTCGCTCAGGATGACGGCAGCAGTCTGAGCGGAGCTTCCCAGGCGCTGTTTGGCATCGTGCAGGGTGGGATGCACGCAGAGCTGCGGCGGGAGTCGGCGGAGAGGACGGTGGGAATCGGTTTTGACGGGTACGCCATCGGAGGACTGAGCGTAGGCGAGCCGCGGACGGCGACGCGGGAGATGGTGGAGGCCACGCTGCCGTTCCTTCCGGCGGACAAGCCGCGCTACCTGATGGGCGTAGGGACGCCGGAGGAGATCACCGCCTACGCGCGGCTGGGCATCGACATGATGGATTGCGTGCTGCCCACGCGGGCGGCACGCCACGGTTTGCTATACACGTCCGAGGGCAAGGTACAGATCAAGAGCGCGCGTTACGCCCGGGACCAGGGGCCGATCGACGCGCGCTGCGGCTGCCGGGTGTGCGCGCGATACTCGCGGGCGTATCTGCGGCACCTGTACGCGAGCGGCGAGCCGCTGGCGGCGGCGCTCAACACGGTGCACAATCTGGCCTTCTACCTTGACACAATGCGGCGCGTCCGGCATGCTATAAAACTTGGGGATTTGGCCGGATTTCCGTCCGGTGACTGCACGACAGCCTAA
- the secD gene encoding protein translocase subunit SecD, whose translation MKKNLLGKTIFIVVVVLAFAFGIVGIPRTWDAKGLAESIQSRIHLGLDLKGGTHLILQVVVNDAVKSESDRVIERLKEELRKANIVYAEMRLPDEKNEPERIEIGGVAPESSGELRRIVTETLPDWDMTSGVENRWTLRMKPQPLALLKERSVQQAIETIRSRVDSLGVSEPVIQEHGLGQYQILVQLPGVDDPARVKDIMQSTALLEIRQSLGGPYASEQEAVAANGGILPADAVLLRGSTSARRDGGPQEEWYLISRASAVAGQELRDARATRDEYGRPAVSFDLTGEGGRRFFAFTSAHVGDNLAVVLDNRVVEVARIEEPIRDSGRITGTFTEQQTRDLALKLRSGALPASIQYREERTVGPSLGADSIKDGVKAAIIGLVAVMGFMLLYYHWAGINANVGLLLNLVILLGFLGLSGATLTLPGIAGVILTVGMGVDSNVLIFERIREELRSGKTAPSAVEQGFSRAWLTIVDTHVTTIVSAAILFIFGTGPVRGFAVTLTFGLLANLFTAVFVSRVIFDAILQRKERGAALSI comes from the coding sequence ATGAAAAAGAACCTGCTGGGCAAGACGATCTTCATCGTGGTGGTGGTGCTGGCGTTCGCCTTCGGCATCGTCGGCATCCCCAGGACCTGGGATGCCAAGGGCTTGGCGGAGAGCATTCAGAGCCGCATCCACCTGGGGCTGGACCTGAAGGGCGGCACCCACCTGATCCTGCAGGTGGTGGTGAATGACGCGGTCAAGTCGGAATCGGACCGGGTGATCGAGCGTCTGAAGGAGGAACTGCGGAAGGCGAACATCGTCTACGCCGAGATGCGGCTGCCCGACGAGAAGAACGAGCCGGAGCGGATCGAGATCGGCGGCGTGGCCCCGGAGTCGAGCGGGGAGCTGCGGCGCATCGTGACCGAGACGCTGCCGGATTGGGACATGACCTCCGGGGTGGAGAACCGCTGGACCCTGCGCATGAAGCCGCAGCCGCTGGCGCTGTTGAAGGAGCGCAGCGTGCAGCAGGCGATCGAGACCATCCGCAGCCGGGTGGATTCGCTCGGCGTCAGCGAACCCGTCATTCAGGAGCATGGCCTGGGGCAGTACCAGATCCTGGTGCAGTTGCCGGGCGTGGATGACCCGGCGCGGGTGAAAGACATCATGCAGTCCACGGCGCTGCTGGAGATCCGGCAGTCGCTGGGCGGACCCTACGCCAGCGAGCAGGAAGCGGTGGCGGCCAACGGCGGCATCCTGCCGGCCGACGCGGTGTTGCTGCGGGGCTCGACCAGCGCGCGCCGCGACGGCGGCCCGCAAGAAGAGTGGTACCTGATCTCGCGCGCCTCGGCGGTGGCGGGCCAGGAACTGCGCGACGCCCGGGCCACCCGCGACGAATACGGACGCCCGGCGGTCAGCTTCGACCTGACCGGCGAGGGCGGCCGCCGCTTCTTTGCCTTCACCAGCGCCCACGTGGGTGACAACCTGGCCGTGGTGCTGGATAACCGCGTGGTCGAGGTGGCGCGCATCGAGGAGCCCATCCGCGACAGCGGGCGCATCACCGGCACTTTCACCGAGCAGCAGACGCGGGACCTGGCGCTCAAGCTGCGCTCGGGCGCGCTGCCGGCCTCCATCCAGTACCGCGAGGAGCGCACGGTAGGGCCGTCGCTGGGCGCGGATTCCATCAAGGACGGAGTGAAAGCCGCCATCATCGGCCTGGTGGCCGTGATGGGATTCATGCTGCTCTACTACCACTGGGCGGGCATCAACGCCAACGTCGGCCTGCTGCTGAACCTGGTGATCCTGCTGGGATTCCTGGGATTGAGCGGGGCGACCCTGACCCTGCCCGGCATCGCGGGCGTGATCCTGACGGTCGGCATGGGCGTGGATTCGAACGTGCTGATCTTCGAGCGCATCCGGGAAGAATTGCGCAGCGGCAAGACGGCGCCCTCGGCGGTGGAGCAGGGCTTTTCGCGCGCCTGGCTCACCATCGTGGACACGCACGTGACCACCATCGTTTCGGCGGCCATCCTGTTCATCTTCGGCACCGGGCCGGTGCGCGGGTTCGCGGTCACACTGACCTTCGGCCTGCTGGCCAATCTGTTCACGGCGGTATTCGTCTCGCGGGTGATTTTCGACGCCATCCTGCAGCGCAAGGAACGGGGCGCCGCCCTGAGCATCTAG